One stretch of Rathayibacter festucae DSM 15932 DNA includes these proteins:
- a CDS encoding response regulator transcription factor has translation MDGPRILIVDDEPNIRDLLTTSLRFAGFAVRAVGNGAQAISAVLEEEPDLIILDVMLPDMNGFGVTKRLRSAGYTSPILFLTAKDDTEDKITGLTVGGDDYVTKPFSLDEIVARIKAILRRTMHAEEDAVIRAGELTMDQDTHEVLVGDEPVELSPTEFKLLRYLMLNPNRVLSKAQILDHVWEYDFNGDAGIVESYISYLRRKLDTHSEESLIQTKRGFGYMLKVAKV, from the coding sequence ATGGACGGACCCCGCATTCTCATCGTCGACGACGAGCCCAACATCCGCGACCTGCTCACCACGAGCCTCCGCTTCGCCGGCTTCGCCGTGCGCGCGGTGGGCAACGGTGCTCAGGCGATCTCCGCAGTCCTCGAGGAGGAGCCGGACCTCATCATCCTCGACGTGATGCTGCCGGACATGAACGGCTTCGGCGTCACCAAGCGCCTGCGCTCCGCCGGCTACACCTCGCCGATCCTCTTCCTCACGGCGAAGGACGACACCGAGGACAAGATCACCGGTCTCACCGTCGGCGGCGACGACTACGTCACCAAGCCGTTCAGCCTCGACGAGATCGTGGCACGCATCAAGGCGATCCTCCGCCGCACGATGCACGCCGAGGAGGACGCGGTGATCCGCGCCGGCGAGCTCACGATGGACCAGGACACGCACGAGGTCCTCGTCGGTGACGAGCCGGTCGAGCTGAGCCCGACCGAGTTCAAGCTGCTGCGCTACCTGATGCTCAACCCCAACCGGGTGCTCAGCAAGGCGCAGATCCTCGATCACGTCTGGGAGTACGACTTCAACGGCGATGCGGGCATCGTCGAGTCCTACATCTCGTACCTGCGACGTAAGCTCGACACGCATTCGGAGGAATCGCTCATCCAGACCAAGCGAGGATTCGGATACATGCTGAAGGTCGCGAAGGTCTGA
- a CDS encoding sensor histidine kinase has product MHQGLAERWNSISLRTKITAVTVLLLTLGLLVSGIGTMTMLKPQLVAQLDAQLADKVQKVATDLSAQGVSQFSESDDYYGAVYDSSGKLVYSNAGQGTDPAFPSRYSIEDALSASSEPKALMSVNDRIEYHAVSTVYSRGNDYQTLLLATSTRDIDNIMTIYLTIFLGFGVAIVVIGAMLTRLLVTTTFAPLRQVEQTAAAIADGDFSQRLDGTTPNTEVGRLNRSLNAMLVRIDSAFRDRARTIDQMRRFVGDASHELRTPLVSVRGYAELYRMGALQTPEAVGQAMERIEKEAIRMGGLVEDLLELARLDETKPLALSPVDLMPLARDAAMDAMASWPDRDFGVETRDDTPVETPALEMDEPSGTATQTMEVPAAAGLTGPIAAAGARLARFRRRPRRVPAEDLAAGTAPEPEQVGVPALVMAEENKIRQVLTNLIGNAVRYTPEDTPIEVGVAVDRARRLAFLEVIDHGEGIPPQIREKIFQRFWRADTSRTRETGGSGLGLAIVSSIVAAHKGRVDVVETPGGGATFRVALPLLTVDPDGDPSPAAA; this is encoded by the coding sequence ATGCACCAGGGTCTGGCCGAGCGGTGGAACTCCATCTCGCTGCGCACGAAGATCACGGCCGTCACCGTCCTCCTGCTGACGCTCGGCCTGCTGGTCTCCGGCATCGGCACGATGACGATGCTGAAGCCGCAGCTCGTCGCTCAGCTCGACGCGCAGCTGGCCGACAAGGTGCAGAAGGTGGCGACCGACCTCTCCGCGCAGGGGGTCTCGCAGTTCTCCGAGTCGGACGACTACTACGGCGCCGTGTACGACTCCTCGGGGAAGCTCGTCTACTCGAACGCCGGGCAGGGCACCGACCCCGCCTTCCCCTCGCGCTACTCGATCGAGGACGCCCTGAGCGCCTCCAGCGAGCCGAAGGCGCTGATGAGCGTCAACGACCGGATCGAGTACCACGCCGTCTCGACGGTGTACTCCCGCGGGAACGACTACCAGACGCTGCTGCTCGCCACGTCGACGCGCGACATCGACAACATCATGACGATCTACCTGACGATCTTCCTCGGGTTCGGCGTCGCGATCGTCGTCATCGGCGCGATGCTGACGCGCCTGCTCGTCACCACGACGTTCGCTCCCCTGCGCCAGGTCGAGCAGACCGCCGCCGCGATCGCCGACGGCGACTTCAGCCAGCGCCTGGACGGCACCACGCCCAACACCGAGGTCGGCCGCCTCAACCGCTCGCTGAACGCGATGCTGGTGCGCATCGACAGCGCCTTCCGCGACCGCGCCCGCACCATCGACCAGATGCGCCGCTTCGTCGGCGACGCGAGCCACGAGCTGCGCACCCCCCTCGTCTCCGTCCGCGGGTACGCCGAGCTCTACCGGATGGGCGCGCTGCAGACGCCCGAGGCGGTCGGCCAGGCGATGGAGCGCATCGAGAAGGAGGCGATCCGGATGGGCGGCCTCGTCGAGGACCTCCTCGAGCTCGCCCGCCTCGACGAGACCAAGCCGCTCGCCCTCTCCCCCGTCGACCTGATGCCGCTCGCCCGCGACGCCGCGATGGACGCCATGGCCTCCTGGCCGGACCGCGACTTCGGAGTCGAGACCCGCGACGACACCCCCGTCGAGACGCCCGCGCTCGAGATGGACGAGCCGTCCGGCACCGCGACCCAGACCATGGAGGTTCCCGCCGCCGCCGGGCTCACCGGACCGATCGCGGCCGCCGGCGCACGCCTGGCGCGCTTCCGCCGCCGCCCGCGCCGCGTCCCGGCCGAGGACCTCGCGGCGGGCACCGCCCCCGAGCCCGAGCAGGTCGGCGTCCCGGCTCTCGTGATGGCGGAGGAGAACAAGATCCGCCAGGTGCTGACCAACCTGATCGGCAACGCCGTCCGCTACACCCCCGAGGACACCCCGATCGAGGTCGGCGTCGCCGTCGACCGCGCGCGGAGGCTGGCGTTCCTCGAGGTCATCGACCACGGCGAGGGCATCCCGCCGCAGATCCGGGAGAAGATCTTCCAGCGCTTTTGGCGCGCCGACACCTCGCGCACCCGCGAGACCGGCGGCAGCGGCCTGGGGCTCGCGATCGTCTCCTCCATCGTCGCGGCGCACAAGGGCCGGGTCGACGTCGTCGAGACTCCGGGCGGCGGCGCCACCTTCCGGGTCGCCCTGCCTCTCCTCACCGTCGACCCGGACGGCGATCCGTCCCCAGCTGCGGCCTGA